Below is a window of Candidatus Dormiibacterota bacterium DNA.
CCGACGTCCAACGGTCACGGCATCCCCGTGGGGGCCCTGGGCCTGGTCGAGACCCGGGGCCTGGTGGGCGCCATCGAGGCCGCCGACGCCATGGTCAAGGCCGCCAACGTCCGCCTCATCGGACGCGAGCAGATCGGCGGCGGGCTGGTCACCGTCATGGTCCGCGGCGACGTCGGCGCGGTGAAGGCCGCCACCGACGCCGGTGCGGTCGCCGCCGCCAAGGTCGGCGAGGTGATCTCCGTGCACGTCATCCCCCGCCCTCACGAGGAGGTGGAGGTCATCCTCGGCAGGGATGCCAACGCCGCCGCCGCCGCGAGTGCCTCCAGGTCCTGACTGCACCGGCGGGTTCGGGCGATGCGAAGGGGCGTTTTGCGGCCTCGACTAGTTGAAAGAGTGGATGCGAACCCCCATCGCGGCGCGCTACTGTCGGGCACCCCGATCACGTTTCACGCGTTTCGCGTCCCCTGAGGTCCTCAGCGATGTCTGAAAGTGTGACAACGATGTGCCGCCCCGGGGGCGAGGAGGTGGCCTCAAACGGCCACGGCGGCGGCCGGCGCCCCGAGCCCGGCGACCGTGTCCTCGCCCTCGTCTCCCGGCTGCGCCAGGCCGCGCCGGGCTCCCAGCCGGAGCTGGCCGCGCTGGTCGCCGAGGTGACCCCGGAGGCGCTCGGCGCCACCGCGGCGGTGCTGCTGGGACGGAGCGCTCGGGGCTGGTGCCCGCTGGAGGGCTCGCGCCGCACCTCCGGCCAGGCGGTCGTGCCCGAGCCGCGGCTGCTCGACAGCGTCGCCGGCGACCGCAGCCAGTGGTACGACGGCGGCCACGCCCTGCTGCTGCCGGTGCGCGCCGGCACCGTGATGCTGCTGCTCACCGGGCTCGAGGGCGGGCTGCCCGGCTTCGAGGACGCGGCCACGGTGCTGACCATGGCCATCGACCTGATGCTTCGGGCGATCGAGCAGCGCGAGGTGGTGTGCCGCACCCGCGAGGAGGTGTCGGCGCTCCAGCAGGTGGCCACCGAGATCCTCTCGGTGCGCGACAGCGCCGAGGTGCTTCTCTCCATCACCCACACCGCCCACCGGCTGCTCAACTCGGATATCGCCGGGGTCTTCCTCCGCGAGGGCGACGACATGGTGATGCAGAGCTGCGTCGGCAACCGCCGCATCGAGACCGCCCGGCTGCGCATGACCCGCGGCCAGGGCCTCGCCGGCCGGGTGCTGCAGACCGGGCAGCCGGTGCAGGTCGACGACTACGTGCACGCCGAGGTGATCAGCGGCGACTTCATCCCGCTGGCGCAGATGGAGGCGGTGCGCTCCGCGCTCGGCGCCCCGCTCACCGTCCGCGGCGAGATCATCGGTGTGCTCGAGGTGTGGCGGCGCCGGCGCTCGGTGTTCACCCCCCACGAGGTCCGCCGCCTCGTCGCCATGGCCAGCCTGGTCACCATCGCCATCGAGAACGCGCGCCTCAACGACGCCCAGGCAACCAGCATGCGTCACCTCGAGGCCGCCTACGCCTCCCTGGAGCGCCAGGTGGACACGCTGCGCCAGTCGACGATGACCCAGCGCGTGCTCATCCAGCTGCTGCTCGAGGGCGAGG
It encodes the following:
- a CDS encoding BMC domain-containing protein encodes the protein MPVGALGLVETRGLVGAIEAADAMVKAANVRLIGREQIGGGLVTVMVRGDVGAVKAATDAGAVAAAKVGEVISVHVIPRPHEEVEVILGRDANAAAAASASRS